Genomic segment of Candidatus Eremiobacteraceae bacterium:
GTCCGTGACGAATCGCATCTCCGCGCACTGCTGCGCGGCGCCCTCAAGGGAGGCACTTCAGTCGTGCTCGCGACGGTCGGCGCCGACAGCGTGCCGTCCACCGCGCTCAATAGCTGGATCGTCGCCAAAGACGAGCGCGTCGTCGCCCTCGCAATGGACACGCGCAGCTCGGCTTATGCCAACATCTCAGCCGGCCGGCGTGGGGTCGCCTTCGAACTGCTGGCCGACGATCTGATCCTCGCGGTGAAGGGCAGCGCTTCGATCGTCAAAGAGCGGCTCGCATCGGTGGCGTTCCCGTGCGCGTTGGTGCACATCAGCGTGGAGGCGATCCGCGACCACACGGTGCCTGAGGTGCGCTTCCAAGGACCGCGCTATACATATGCCGGCCACAAAGGGCATCGCAGCGACGTGGAAATCGCGATCTTCGAAGAACTCGCTAAGGATACGGTCGAATAAACTCGACCGCTACGCGGTGACGCGAAGGACTTCGCGCAGCGTGGTCTCGCCCGAGAGCATGCGGCCCAGCGCGTCATCGCGCAGATCCGTGAATCCGCGCGAGGTCACGTAGTCGAGCAGCTGCGTCGAATCCGCACCGCGGGCGATCAGACGGCGAAGACCCTCGTCCACCGCCACCACCTCGTGCACGCCCAGCCGTCCATAGTAACCGGAGTCGTGGCACTTCTCGCAGCCGCGGCCCCGGCGCAGCGTCTTGGGCGTCGCCACCGGCACGAGCTCTTGGAGCACCATCTGCTCGTCGAGCGGCACTTCGTAGTCTTCTGCGCACTGGTCGCAGATGCGGCGCATGAGCCGCTGGCCGATGCAGCCCAGCAGCGATGAGCCGATCATCGCGGGGTCCACGCCGATGTCCACCAGACGCGCGATGGCTTGGATGGCGGTATTGGTGTGCAAAGTCGAGAGCAGCAAGTGGCCGGTGAGCGCGGCGCGCACACCTAGATCGGCGGTCTCGCGGTCGCGGATCTCACCGACGTAGATGATGTCCGGGTCTTGCCGCAGCAGGGCGCGCAGGACCGAGGAGAATGTCAGACCGCGTTTCGCGCTGACCTCGACCTGGTTCACGCCCGAGACGCGATACTCGACCGGGTCCTCGATCGTGGTGATGTTGGTCGTGCCGTCATTGATCTCTTGGAGGCAGGCGAAGAGCGTCGTCGACTTGCCCGAGCCGGTCGGGCCGCAGCACAGGATCATCCCGTACGGCCGTTTGATCAAGGGCGCGAAGAGCTCGTAGTTGCGCTCGGAGAACCCGATCGCCTTGAGCGACTTATAGACCGGGTTCTTCTCGAGCAGCCGGATGACGATCTTCTCGCCGTACAGCGTCGGCAGCGACGAGATGCGCAGGTCGAAATCCTTACGCTTGTAGCGCATCGACATGCCGCCGTCTTGCGGCACGTGGCGCACGGTGATGTCCATGCGCGACATGATCTTGATGCGCGACACGACCGCCGGGTACACGTTCTTCGGCAGGGTGCGCAGTTCGCGCAGCACGCCGTCAAGGCGGAAGCGCACCGCGATCTTATCCGCGTACGGCTCGAGATGGATGTCGCTGGCACGGTCCTCGACCGAGGTGCGCAGTAGCGATTCCACCAGCGTGACGATGGGCGCGGTGTCGGAGATCTTGCGCAGCGTCTCGAGGTCTTCGACCTCGGTCCCGGAAGCGAACGCGGCCTCGCCCGAGCCCGGCATGGCCTCGAGCAGCTTGTCGACCGAGTGCAGGGAGGCGCCGCGGTAGATGTTGTCGATCGCGGTGGCGATGTCTTCGAGCAGCGCGAAGCGCAGCTCGACCGGCTGCTTGGCCCGGTTGCGCAGCATGTCGATGGTGAGCAGGTCGCTCGGATCGGCCATCGCCACGATAAGCGCTTCGTCGGTGCGCGAGACCGGCACCACCGAGTGATTGACCGCGAGATTCTCGGGGATGGTGTCGAGGTCGTTGCCCTCGGGGCGGTGGCGCTGCAGGTCGATGAACGGCACGTTGTAGAGCTCGCCCAAGAACTCGTCGACCGACGCGCGATCGACGATCTCGAGCTCGCCCAGCACGTCGCGGATCGGACGGCCCTGCATGAGCCGCGCATACAGTATCCGGTCGGAGTCGGCCGGGTCGATCTTCTTGACCTGCTCCATGCGCCGCACCAAACGCATGTAATATGAGTAATGCGCGGGCGTCATCGGCTCCGAGCCCGCCTTTTGGACTTCTTCTTCCGGACCGGCTGCGGAATCGACGAAACCGGTCGCGCCGTTGGCCGGCGCGTAGATCGCCTCGAGCATCGCGAAACGATCGGCCGGGCTGATATCGGTGAAGGTCAGGCCGTAGACGAACTCGCCCTTATCGACCTGATTGCGCCACGCGACCTCGACCGGAACGCGCAGGGTCTCGCCGCTGCCGATGCGGATCTGCGCCGTGCCGGTATCGCCGACGTTGAGCTCGTTGTGCGAGTCCAGCCGCAGGCCGCCGCCGCTGACGTCGACGGCTTCGCCGAGCGCCGCTTTGCCGTCGGTGGTCTTGACCGTGACCGAACAACGCAAACGGCGGCGCTTGAAGCGCCGAGTCGCTTTGGGCAGCTCGGGCAAAAGCGGCCGCGAAACCTCGGGAATCTCTCTGATCTTTGAGCTCGCCTGCCCCTTAGATGCCGCCATCGTCCCCCTGGACCGCGAGCCTGTGCTCGCCGTCACGCTCGGGCGTTCGCCCGGGCCCTATCTAGAGTATCGGCGGATTCCGCGAGGCGAATTACCCCGCGGCGGCCGGCTGCGGCAAGGCGTCGACGAGCGATTTGACCGCCTCGGCGCTCTTGTGCAGGGCTGCCTGCTCCTCGGCCGTCAGCTTGATCTCGATGACCTTTTCCAGGCCTTTCGAGCCGAGCTTGCACGGCACCCCGATGAACAGGTCCCGCAGGCCGTACTCCCCTTGAAGATAGACCGCACATGGCAGCACTTTGTGTCGGTCGTTCAGAATGGCGTCGGCCATCTCGGCGATGGACCGAGCCGGCGCGTAGTAGGC
This window contains:
- a CDS encoding ATPase, T2SS/T4P/T4SS family, producing MAASKGQASSKIREIPEVSRPLLPELPKATRRFKRRRLRCSVTVKTTDGKAALGEAVDVSGGGLRLDSHNELNVGDTGTAQIRIGSGETLRVPVEVAWRNQVDKGEFVYGLTFTDISPADRFAMLEAIYAPANGATGFVDSAAGPEEEVQKAGSEPMTPAHYSYYMRLVRRMEQVKKIDPADSDRILYARLMQGRPIRDVLGELEIVDRASVDEFLGELYNVPFIDLQRHRPEGNDLDTIPENLAVNHSVVPVSRTDEALIVAMADPSDLLTIDMLRNRAKQPVELRFALLEDIATAIDNIYRGASLHSVDKLLEAMPGSGEAAFASGTEVEDLETLRKISDTAPIVTLVESLLRTSVEDRASDIHLEPYADKIAVRFRLDGVLRELRTLPKNVYPAVVSRIKIMSRMDITVRHVPQDGGMSMRYKRKDFDLRISSLPTLYGEKIVIRLLEKNPVYKSLKAIGFSERNYELFAPLIKRPYGMILCCGPTGSGKSTTLFACLQEINDGTTNITTIEDPVEYRVSGVNQVEVSAKRGLTFSSVLRALLRQDPDIIYVGEIRDRETADLGVRAALTGHLLLSTLHTNTAIQAIARLVDIGVDPAMIGSSLLGCIGQRLMRRICDQCAEDYEVPLDEQMVLQELVPVATPKTLRRGRGCEKCHDSGYYGRLGVHEVVAVDEGLRRLIARGADSTQLLDYVTSRGFTDLRDDALGRMLSGETTLREVLRVTA